In a single window of the Micrococcaceae bacterium Sec5.7 genome:
- a CDS encoding DUF445 domain-containing protein translates to MQVNSEPTTQPAAAGHPAARTAVASNQLSEGDAEKAAALRKMKLVALALLIAMAVVFVFAYAFQKEYPWLQYVRAAAEGGMVGALADWFAVTALFKYPMGLKIPHTAIIPRRKDQIGASLGEFVETNFLSEEVVQDKLASINIAHKAGEWLSGPGGAERVAKEGAAVIRGAFKVLKDDDVQSVIEGMVRKHLVAPPWGPPVGRMAERIFADGHHHKLVDLLVDRTADWVADNHETVSRLVSDRSPQWVPQFVDGLVGDKVYVEILKFTRAVQSDPNHQVRRSIDTYLTSLAQDLQHDPAMIARADDIKAQVLGDPEVRELASRTWGTVKNALLTAVDDPDSELTVKFKAAVRDFGSRLVNDDELAGKVNAWIGDAAGYLVKTYRSDIAGVITDTVARWDAEETSRKIELQVGKDLQFIRINGTVVGSLAGLAIFTAAHLVFG, encoded by the coding sequence AATCAGCTGAGCGAAGGCGACGCCGAAAAGGCCGCTGCACTGCGGAAAATGAAACTCGTGGCGCTGGCCCTGCTGATCGCCATGGCCGTCGTTTTCGTATTTGCGTACGCGTTTCAGAAGGAATACCCCTGGCTCCAGTATGTCCGTGCTGCGGCCGAGGGCGGCATGGTGGGCGCACTCGCCGACTGGTTCGCCGTCACGGCTCTTTTCAAGTACCCCATGGGTCTGAAAATCCCGCACACCGCCATCATTCCGCGCCGCAAGGACCAGATCGGCGCCTCGCTCGGCGAGTTCGTGGAGACCAACTTCCTGTCCGAGGAAGTGGTCCAGGACAAGCTTGCCAGCATCAACATTGCGCACAAGGCCGGCGAGTGGCTGTCCGGCCCCGGCGGGGCCGAGCGCGTGGCCAAGGAGGGTGCGGCCGTCATCCGCGGTGCGTTCAAAGTGCTGAAAGACGACGACGTCCAGTCGGTCATCGAGGGCATGGTGCGCAAGCATCTGGTGGCTCCGCCGTGGGGACCTCCCGTGGGCAGGATGGCCGAGCGGATTTTCGCCGACGGCCACCATCACAAACTCGTGGACCTGCTGGTGGACCGGACCGCCGACTGGGTGGCGGACAACCACGAGACTGTCAGCCGGCTGGTCTCGGACCGTTCGCCGCAGTGGGTTCCGCAGTTCGTGGACGGGCTCGTGGGCGACAAAGTGTATGTGGAGATCCTCAAATTCACGCGGGCTGTGCAATCGGATCCGAACCATCAGGTGCGCCGGTCCATCGACACATACCTGACCTCGTTGGCTCAGGACCTGCAGCACGATCCCGCCATGATCGCCCGCGCGGACGACATCAAGGCACAGGTCCTGGGCGACCCCGAGGTCCGCGAACTCGCCTCCCGCACCTGGGGCACGGTCAAAAACGCGCTGCTCACCGCCGTCGATGATCCTGACAGCGAACTGACCGTGAAATTCAAAGCCGCCGTCCGCGATTTCGGCTCCAGGCTGGTCAACGACGACGAGCTGGCCGGCAAGGTCAACGCGTGGATCGGCGACGCCGCGGGCTACTTGGTCAAGACGTACCGCTCAGACATCGCGGGCGTCATCACCGATACCGTGGCCCGCTGGGACGCCGAGGAAACCTCGCGGAAAATTGAGCTCCAGGTGGGCAAGGACCTGCAGTTCATCCGGATCAACGGCACCGTGGTGGGGTCCCTGGCCGGCCTGGCGATCTTCACGGCGGCGCACCTGGTCTTCGGCTAG